The Ciona intestinalis chromosome 11, KH, whole genome shotgun sequence genome has a segment encoding these proteins:
- the LOC101242318 gene encoding lysosomal-trafficking regulator-like isoform X2, whose translation MSASQQNLSHTCDDEIIYAGDWASVQLLKRVGSQRNESLNENSSLVYLLQGDGSNFLRILLQLSRKGYVCSEQICDLCCSILVALVAIHPNDFSKHKGTLTFTYIDDITKYSDVTTPSSDHDIVAFYNNIRRQSAKKTSEGKGVKASWDKRKKKLRHLTGRWYEALSTDCDSSDGQSNDSSVKKLPLLSNMMSTENSDNFLFHPSTTPEPPKNDPSPSENKDPPPNLENQTTESSNKPFQGPFELATVLLDLLESSFCSMHQRSLHGKSPSRDGYSPMSVAMQLVSAITALQQTKDPCKYSSAENDKFMSQISYEDTRWTPESLSHLQRLVLRTVLVLCHVSLLEGQNLQEMMKNQAIESLMSVAQDILKEGGMVPHGTLPLRKKSLVTVATDANLSDQSIPCPETQQPPPTIPSVSVDEVPSFLNQFTTKNMNKNTGYTLNPPQEDSVIPVSLSFVAEIMKGLFSLLTSCLKQSMGPVSPKQLTEVIMLFHEFDACNGFSVFSKLLMRLNSISERLFPSTEPISRTLKTCTLSPVHSPTKTRPKQFGLSPKLPTAKQFFEKDNPVRILFNDLLGSFEKLITSVQKSKVEYVHRVTCSRRTHRSCDLHKLVPSHHDILGEESKLRMKVSRPNTNSDLQSKPQVIYPLKPDYSTTKHARTTSGRHEEPTCIIATCVQFLVNTLVNLSPNSSCVRHTLRTLDKVGVCQCQAVTLIVTPLLTHLECWSDKMQNAMLGYVGKILLYHFMGSKTTPNSENLSSFFINIPTAWLLKPISLSTDPLKLANKKGKNWRRSLPIDVSSSSESSASEISAEESFFLYNLSHPWLCLVMYRKLLASSDPDLSLKVALHLQTLSPHLPEESKMSLSSLVLLPILCSSSGIKYSLMRKELCSTGEVFREEILSIILCILLRYLESSDPCRAIFLRHGGLKAVNKILSHPKHSSQDADFSDHIRDLVFHLGRAYLTSVTILSPDVSVAVFSYYKKPPPLLKQHSTEPTSDNSVAGPMKTFLRGFSWGSEKFRTDAQERSTSLGSLRQKQENKSQINRDNQLTYTSTSIDELSVYYTELRKFVRVALALSGASTNDRAKEKAKKSKNFNFARALSGESTDSDPEFRSRPRTRNLSETSGYRSTSPESLNHSISNEIRSISSRSNNSTLSYISDSVSLPSDTDTFAWQQLVNYWQVLGLSVPMDNQISTSFVELNGFEVALKLLTMISTSLNEYYLSEMNFTFATQDNTAAGSVLDKSISSSSLESPTSNDNPLTAPKTPPKIFLAEEHSQEEEMPFSSSPKDVDLQEPSTLTHSHPTIDVSSVDDLPDVPDFGDAATDLKLVEMKLNLFCSCLRVCLFCSRRTDQFEIDVDDIISSLRPTLTGKLSSTYFGTQLFSSMFQAAISPVSETADVLPKLTTVLQGLQRVITSGGSTTRSRTSTCHSRSNSASIAINLMEEINNLDDDNDYDSESDDSTTGGYEGDSEHGLNKTPIAVPFKRWLDLPQTDGLRGFPNPSFMRNNLEFTPGPLLHPELLLLAVELLGSKADHQNRNHADSDLEILKEKFAANAEPLRSVDSDVRDCLIDSVGRALTRLAGFSKQNLDKMAKSDFASACIENLSDVLSSDKLHWKRHRDIIFSLCMTLTKHYMTSKHLRLILSLFNSSSPPLQELLTCLLDLVEQQEFGPNFCLTFSWKNVRMEEPTSGLPSDSESDSESLSLDEIVHTMSSQRSLTVWRVAPLHMQLENHIMWPPLDSGVTISLWLRVGMLNPHDCGCYTNSWTEGHVIMVESEERDQVSSQSSPYVHLVSIGSKQTMLQVWMENSTLIFRVCVDPNDEKPVGVLAQTECANFLQPNQWQHLTMTYTESRMPDKAILGKVHLILDCFIETDVILEFNLPQVATKSGLSSWRQTNPNPQLAMQKATFFLGHYDKLHVNYTKSDDITMTSSTISVGNIMIFNLATFSCQSAFAIEQLGSDACCFTDCLTDSLKTNPSIDSRIRFVNSDANPKITPERGVTPSPRLFKLLPQTFNSDLINDEVITGEIRPDFKTLQDALVLTYTPCEPMIFHRHSVAAPATPTKKRKLFRRATPDSLNLTPDPSPLVHSSEKVKVRKPHKEHIVPNVYSGLNRALSQVGGIHVFLLLYPKVIEITSSLSHLSSDAREELQVLALRSLLHLRASDTKRRREFLTSGVSSMLQKVMTKSDCVVGFRTLEELMNSVCSETVIQSYASVNNKVEFQINLENSGLIHDHELLTTFILDWKIWHKAKNLEGEEDFSVWTLLLQSLESLIRDDHIYQWFNIKALLRAKMVEKLLNNIQEMLNADVTPFHPHNLSFLWFR comes from the exons ATGTCTGCATCACAGCAAAACCTCAGCCACACATG TGACGACGAAATTATTTACGCTGGTGATTGGGCTTCAGTACAGCTTCTGAAAAGAGTAGGCAGCCAAAGAAATGA GAGCCTCAATGAAAATTCTTCTCTTGTTTACCTTCTGCAAGGTGATGGTTCAAATTTTCTAAGAATTTTACTTCAGTTATCAAGGAAG GGTTACGTCTGTTCCGAACAAATCTGTGACTTGTGCTGTTCCATCTTGGTGGCCTTAGTTGCAATCCACCCCAACGACTTCAGTAAAC acAAAGGAACTTTAACGTTCACGtatattgatgacatcacaaagtaCTCGGACGTGACCACCCCATCTAGTGACCACGATATCGTAgctttttataacaatatacGGCGACAAAGTGCTAAGAAAACATCAGAaggaaaag GTGTAAAAGCAAGTTGggacaaaagaaaaaagaagttACGTCACCTTACAGGGCGATGGTATGAAGCTTTATCAACAGATTGTGATTCTTCTGATGGTCAAAGCAACGACAGTAGT gtaaaaaaattgcCCCTTCTCTCCAACATGATGAGCACTGAAAATTCTGACAACTTCTTATTCCACCCCTCCACCACACCTGAACCCCCGAAAAATGACCCCAGCCCCTCAGAAAACAAGGACCCACCCCCTAACCTGGAAAATCAAACGACAGAATCTTCAAATAAGCCATTTCAAGGGCCTTTTGAACTTGCCACAGTTTTATTGGATTTATTGGAAAGCTCATTTTGCTCAATGCATCAACGGTCACTACATGGGAAATCCCCAAGTCGAGATGGGTATTCCCCCATGTCGGTAGCCATGCAGCTTGTATCAGCAATCACTGCATTACAGCAAACTAAAG ATCCTTGCAAATACAGTTCTGCGGAAAATGACAAATTCATGTCGCAGATCTCCTATGAGGACACCAGGTGGACCCCAGAATCGCTGAGTCACCTACAGCGACTCGTTCTCCGCACAGTATTGGTGCTGTGTCATGTTTCACTGTTAGAAGGCCAAAATTTACAG GAAATGATGAAAAACCAGGCAATTGAATCTTTAATGTCAGTTGCACAGGATATTTTAAAGGAAGGGGGAATGGTTCCCCATGGAACACTACCACTTAGAAAGAAATCTTTAG TGACAGTCGCCACAGATGCCAACCTGAGTGACCAAAGCATTCCTTGCCCCGAAACGCAACAACCCCCACCAACTATACCCTCAGTTTCTGTTGATGAAGTCCCTTCATTTCTCAACCAATTCACTAcgaaaaacatgaataaaaacaCCGGATACACCTTAAACCCACCGCAAGAGGACTCAGTGATTCCAGTTTCTTTATCATTCGTCGCTGAAATTATGAAAGGGCTATTCAGCCTTCTAacgagttgtttaaaacaatccaTGGGGCCAGTTTCCCCGAAACAGCTCACGGAAGTGATCATGTTATTCCACGAGTTTGATGCTTGTAACGGGTTCTCTGTGTTTTCCAAACTCCTTATGAGGTTAAACTCTATCAGTGAAAGGCTTTTTCCTTCAACTGAACCCATAAGCAGGACTTTAAAAACCTGCACGTTGTCCCCCGTTCACTCTCCAACTAAAACCAGACCTAAACAGTTCGGTCTCTCCCCGAAACTGCCCACAGCAAAACAGTTCTTCGAAAAAGACAACCCAGTTCGTATTCTATTCAACGACTTATTAGGCTCTTTCGAAAAACTAATAACTTCTGTTCAAAAATCGAAAGTCGAGTACGTGCATAGGGTCACATGCTCCCGTCGAACGCACAGGTCATGTGACCTCCATAAACTAGTCCCGTCGCATCATGATATTTTAGGCGAAGAATCAAAACTCAGGATGAAAGTCTCACGCCCCAACACAAATAGTGATCTACAAAGCAAACCACAAGTAATCTACCCACTGAAACCTGATTATTCAACTACCAAACATGCTAGAACGACAAGTGGCAG GCACGAAGAACCGACTTGTATTATCGCAACCTGTGTCCAATTCCTGGTAAACACTCTTGTCAACCTAAGCCCCAATTCCTCATGTGTCCGACATACGCTTCGGACACTGGATAAAGTTGGTGTGTGTCAGTGTCAAGCTGTCACCCTAATAGTTACACCTCTTCTTACACACTTGGAGTGCTGGAGCGATAAAATGCAAAACGCTATGCTGGGATACGTGGGCAAAATTTTGCTCTACCATTTTATGGGGAGTAAAACAACACCCAATAG tGAAAATCTCTCGTCTTTTTTCATCAACATACCAACGGCATGGTTGTTGAAACCGATATCGTTATCTACTGATCCGTTAAAACTAGCGAACAAGAAAGGCAAAAACTGGAG acgCTCGCTTCCCATCGATGTGTCTTCCTCATCAGAGTCCTCTGCATCCGAGATCTCAGCAGAAGAATCCTTCTTCTTGTACAATCTCTCGCATCCCTGGTTGTGTCTTGTGATGTACAGGAAGCTTCTCGCATCTTCTGATCCGGATCTATCTCTTAAAGTCGCTCTTCATCTCCAAACCCTCTCCCCGCATCTCCCGGAGGAATCAAAGATGTCCCTCTCTTCCCTAGTCCTCCTACCCATCCTCTGCTCTTCCTCTGGGATCAAATACAGCCTGATGCGCAAGGAGCTCTGCTCTACAGGCGAAGTCTTCCGGGAAGAGATCCTCTCCATAATCCTCTGCATCCTCCTTCGGTATCTCGAGTCCTCCGACCCCTGCCGAGCGATCTTCTTACGACACGGAGGACTTAAAGCGGTGAACAAAATCCTCTCTCATCCAAAACACTCTTCCCAAGATGCGGATTTTTCTGACCACATCCGGGATCTGGTCTTCCACCTCGGACGTGCGTATCTGACATCAGTGACTATTCTCTCCCCGGACGTATCTGTTGCAGTATTCTCCTATTACAAGAAGCCACCCCCCTTACTCAAACAACACAGCACGGAACCCACATCCGATAATTCAGTAGCTGGCCCAATGAAGACATTTCTCCGTGGATTTTCTTGGGGAAGTGAAAAATTCCGCACAGACGCGCAAGAACGCTCCACAAGTCTTGGCTCTTTAAGGCAGAAACAGGAAAACAAATCGCAAATAAATCGTGACAACCAGTTAACCTACACCTCAACGAGCATCGACGAGCTTTCAGTCTACTATACCGAGCTCCGTAAATTCGTGCGCGTCGCTCTAGCGCTTTCAGGTGCCTCCACAAACGATCGTGCTAAAGAAAAGgccaaaaaatcaaagaattttaacttTGCTCGCGCTTTAAGCGGCGAATCAACTGACTCTGACCCTGAGTTTCGATCACGCCCTCGTACCCGAAATCTCTCTGAAACGTCAGGGTATAGATCCACTAGCCCTGAGTCCCTCAATCATTCAATCTCCAACGAAATTCGCTCAATTAGCAGTAGAAGTAATAACTCCACGCTCAGTTACATTTCTGATAGCGTCTCACTTCCAAGCGACACCGATACCTTTGCCTGGCAGCAGTTAGTCAACTACTGGCAAGTCCTAGGCCTCTCTGTGCCCATGGATAACCAGATCAGCACTTCATTTGTAGAACTGAACGGTTTCGAGGTGGCCCTCAAACTTCTAACTATGATTTCAACCAGTTTAAACGAGTATTACCTCTCGGAAATGAATTTTACTTTCGCAACGCAAGATAACACGGCTGCAGGCAGCGTTTTGGATAAAAGCATCTCGTCTTCTTCTTTAGAGAGTCCAACATCCAATGATAATCCGCTCACTGCTCCCAAAACTCCTCCGAAAATCTTCCTCGCAGAGGAGCACTCCCAAGAGGAAGAGATGCCTTTTTCCTCAAGCCCAAAAGATGTTGATCTTCAGGAGCCATCAACTCTCACTCACTCACATCCGACGATCGATGTATCTTCAGTTGATGATCTTCCGGATGTTCCGGACTTTGGAGACGCAGCAACGGACTTGAAACTGGTCGAAATGAAACTGAACCTCTTCTGCTCTTGTTTAAGAGTTTGTCTGTTCTGTTCAAGGAGAACTGACCAG TTTGAGATTGatgttgatgacatcatcagctcGTTACGACCCACTTTAACTGGAAAACTCTCGTCCACGTATTTCGGAACCCAACTTTTCAGCTCCATGTTTCAAGCTGCTATCAGTCCTGTGTCAGAAACAGCAGATGTTTTGCCAAA gTTAACCACTGTCCTACAAGGCCTACAACGTGTAATTACCAGCGGTGGGTCAACTACAAGAAGCCGTACGTCCACTTGTCACAGTCGTAGCAATTCAGCGTCAATTGCCATCAACCTTATGGAGGAAATAAACAACCTCGATGACGACAATGATTATGACTCGGAATCGGACGATTCTACCACCGGAGGGTATGAGGGAGACTCCGAACATGGATTGAATAAAACACCTATTGCTG ttccTTTCAAAAGATGGCTTGATCTTCCTCAAACGGATGGGTTAAGGGGGTTTCCCAACCCCTCATTTATGCGGAATAACCTTGAGTTCACCCCCGGCCCCCTACTTCACCCTGAACTGCTCTTATTGGCGGTAGAACTGCTCGGCAGCAAGGCAGACCATCAAAACAGAAATCACGCCGATTCAGATTTGGAAATTCTGAAAGAAAAATTTGCTGCTAATG ctGAACCGTTACGGTCCGTTGATTCTGACGTCCGAGATTGTTTGATTGATTCGGTTGGCCGAGCACTGACGCGCTTGGCTGGTTTCTCGAAAcaaaatttagacaaaatGGCCAAAAGTGATTTTGCATCTGCTTGTATTGAAAATTTAAGTGATGTTCTAAGCAGTGATAAACTGCATTGGAAAA GACACCGAGATATCATATTCTCATTATGTATGACGCTAACCAAGCATTACATGACTTCTAAACATCTGCGGTTGATTCTGTCGTTGTTTAACTCATCAAGTCCACCATTG caaGAGCTTTTGACTTGCCTCCTGGACCTGGTCGAGCAGCAAGAGTTCGGACCCAATTTCTGTCTCACTTTTTCTTGGAAGAACGTGAGGATGGAGGAGCCAACATCCGGACTCCCATCTGATTCAGAGTCGGACTCTGAGAGTTTAAGTTTGGATGAAATTGTCCACACGATGTCCTCCCAGAGGAGTTTGACAGTTTGGAGGGTGGCACCCTTGCATATGCAACTTG AGAATCATATTATGTGGCCACCACTTGATTCTGGTGTCACGATATCTCTATGGTTACGAGTTGGGATGCTTAATCCACACGACTGCGGTTGCTATACCAACAGTTGGA CTGAGGGTCATGTGATCATGGTGGAATCGGAAGAGCGTGACCAAGTCTCGTCACAGTCGAGTCCGTACGTCCACTTGGTGTCCATCGGcagcaaacaaacaatgttacaaGTATGGATGGAAAACTCAACCCTAATATTCAG GGTATGTGTGGATCCAAATGACGAGAAACCAGTAGGTGTCCTCGCTCAAACGGAATGTGCAAATTTTCTGCAACCCAACCAATGGCAACATCTAACTATGACGTACACAGAAAGCAGAATGCCTGACAAG GCAATTCTTGGTAAAGTTCACCTCATTCTTGATTGCTTCATTGAAACGGACGTTATTCTCGAGTTTAATCTCCCGCAAGTCGCAACAAAGTCTGGTTTATCCTCGTGGAGACAAACGAACCCCAACCCTCAACTTGCAATGCAGAAAGCCACGTTTTTTCTTGGACATTATGACAAACTTCATGTTAATTATACtaa AtctgatgacatcacaatgacatcatcaacgaTATCTGTCGGCAACATAATGATTTTTAACTTAGCGACGTTTTCATGCCAGTCAGCATTCGCTATTGAGCAACTGGGTTCTGACGCTTGCTGTTTTACTGACTGTTTGACTGACAGTTTAAAG accAACCCCAGCATAGATTCTAGGATAAGGTTCGTTAACAGCGATGCCAACCCCAAAATAACCCCAGAAAGAGGGGTAACCCCCTCACCCCGACTATTCAAACTCTTACCCCAAACTTTTAACTCGGACCTTATCAACGATGAAGTTATTACCGGAGAAATCAGaccagattttaaaacattacag gaTGCATTAGTGTTAACATACACTCCATGTGAGCCAATGATATTCCATCGTCATTCTGTTGCCGCCCCTGCCACGCCCACAAAGAAGCGGAAATTATTCCGTCGAGCAACCCCAGACTCGTTAAACTTGACCCCTGACCCTTCACCCCTCGTGCACTCTAGCGAGAAAGTAAAAGTGCGCAAGCCGCACAAGGAGCACATCGTGCCAAATGTGTACTCAGGCCTTAACag AGCATTAAGCCAGGTTGGAGGCatccatgtttttttactcttgtaTCCCAAAGTGATTGAAATTACATCTTCACTGAGTCATTTGTCCTCCGATGCACGTGAGGAGCTTCAAGTCCTCGCTCTTCGTTCGTTGCTCCATCTGCGCGCTAGCGACACCAAGAGGAGAAGAGAATTTCTTACGAGCGGTGTTTCCTCAATGTTGCAGAAG GTGATGACAAAGAGTGATTGCGTGGTTGGATTCCGGACACTTGAGGAGCTAATGAACTCTGTTTGTTCAGAAACCGTGATTCAAAGTTACGCATCAGTTAACAACAAAGTGGAATttcag ATCAACCTAGAAAATTCCGGTTTAATCCATGACCACGAACTACTAACCACTTTCATCCTGGATTGGAAAATTTGGCACAAAGCAAAAAATCTTGAAG GTGAAGAAGACTTCAGTGTATGGACATTATTGCTTCAATCATTGGAAAGCCTTATAAGAGATGATCATATTTATCAatggtttaatataaaagCTCTTCTGCGTGCTAAGATGGTcgaaaaattattaaaca ATATTCAAGAAATGTTAAACGCCGACGTTACCCCGTTTCACCCCCACAACTTATCATTTCTATGGTTTCGGTGA